TTCTTGGTTTGTGTTGTATCTTGGCATGTAACATTTAAAGTCGCTAAAAAACATATACCAATTTTCTCACCATGGAAATCATATTATTGGTTAGTAAAGAAAGTATTCCATGGTAGAATTTGGTTCTGCTATAGATGGTTATTGGTTCAAGGTACTAGAGTTTGTTATAAATTAAGAAGAGCTTGTTTAATTGGTGAATTGTTAATGTTCCCATTATTCATCATTTGGACTTGTTGGTCATTCATTATACCAATTGTAACaaagatttattatattttcattgcTTCTGGTATCATTTCATTAGGTTTAATAGTTATTGCTTATAAAGTTGTAAAAGAGAATTGGAATGATAAAGCTGCCAATGGTGGTCAAGATGGTGGTGCTGATaagaatcaattattaatgaatCTACAATCGGTAGAATGTGAATTGCCAGAAAGTGGTGGTATAGTATTTAAATTCCAAGCTAATAAATCATATGATCAATCgttaattcaaattaaagATGCACGTCTTTCAATTGAAGGTGAATCACTTTGGGAGGCAATCTATCAAATTGTTGGTAAAACTAAAGTTAGAGCGGCATTAATGGTAGTTGGTTATCCAATCTCTTTGGTACCAATGTTTTTAGATGTTGATCAAGTTAATCAAACTACTCAAAATTTGGATGATTCTGGTAGAACTCAAAGAACATGTTCtttccaattaaaaattggtaTTGAAGGTAGTAAATTcttaatgaaaaagaaattaattacaagattattaaatcaaattagagaaattaataatcaaccaTTCgaaattgtaattgaatatggtaaaaagaattttGGTTGGGAAAAACATGGAAATATacttaaatttaaaacttctGTTACaacattatttgataatacaattaattcaattaataattatgaaagttattttgataataataataatattcgtTTAAATGATATTGGTACACCatcttataataataataataataataatagattatCTCCAATAGCTCCAGCCAGAAATAATACCTCATCAAGTGTTAGAAATGCAAGAAATAGTGTTGAAATTCAAAGAAGTCATTATACcataaataatgatgaaattgatcctgaacaaattgaaattttaagaCAAATCCAACTTGAgaatgaaaaaagaaaacaacaacaaaaacaacaacaacaacaacaacaacaacaacaacaagaagaaaatgaaaataaacaagaacaagaacaagaacaagaacatcaacaagaacaagaacatGAACAAGAACAAGGACTTGAAGAGCAAGAGCAAGAACAAATTAGTCCAGTGGTtgaatcaacatcatcatcatcatcatcccaATCACCAATTGAATCATCAATTCAACCAGTGGTTCAAGAACAATCAATTACTATGGATGATTATATTTTAGATGATGGTCAAGATACTGaagaattttataaaagtttagataaaagtaataatgtgtaaattagtaaaaaaaaaaaaaaaaaaaaagataaaaaaataattcaaaataacaatttagctttatatttatttatctatttaatatataaccataaaaaaataaattattaatactgttatatattaatattgaattattttttttttttttataattttatttttttaaaaacttttttttttagttgatgaagcaaattcaaaaaaaagaactacatctacaacaacaacacctacaaaattaagaaaaagaaatatgaaaaaataacaacaattgttttaaatactCTTTATCTCTTTCTTCTGTATTTCTAAGTGtacttaattttttaaaaattgtttttttaatttttatttgtttcttaaaaaaaaaagaaagaaagaaataaattatattattttattggtatattattattattttttttattttttttatttttttatttttttataaaattgattcaaataatttaattgcttCTTTTGGAgctgtttttttaattacaattgaaaaatgaCAATGATTATTAGTTTCATAACCGTTATTTGTTAAAATGATTGgccaattttttaattttgattctaATAAAAGGTCATTTGGTGGAAGGAATCTAACTTGACCTTTAATGACTTCACAAAGGTCAAAAcatttatcaaatgatttcATATTGAATTTTTCGCACATAACTCTAATTATGGATTGGCAATTATCTGATGCAGTTACTTTAACAGATTTATAAGAATCAtttctaaaataaattttaataacttcACTACCAGAACCGGTTAAACCTTTAATTGGACTTTCTACATATGGCGATGATTGCAATTGTACCATTTTTGAATTTGCATTTGGTTGTTGTGATATGAAATATTGATTGGAACTATTTTTTGATTCTTCATGGTGATGttgtaaaattgattttatagcATGTTGatattcttcttttttttgatcttGCTCTTTTTTAACTTCTAATAGGGTAGCTTCGGAATTTGATATTCTTCCTTCTGCAACGTCAACCATTTCTTTTTGGAACCAAGATTGTGCTCTATCCAATGAAGTGAAtccattattatcttttaaattaatatttgcaCCTTGTCTAATTAACCAAAGTGCTAAAATATCGTATCTACCAGTTACCAATGAATGAAGTGGTGTCCAACCTCTATCGTCTTGAACATTAATATCACATCCTCTAGATACTAATAGTTCCAATACTTGTTTATGTCCTCTTGAGGATGCAATATGAATTGGACATGTACCTTTTTCATACTCTCTCATATTAATATCAACACCACAATCAATCATTTCTCTAACTTTTTTaacatcattatttgaaactcctttaaataaatcataatcatatttttcaattctataattacttttgattttattagttgatgatgatgtcaTTGGACTATAACTTGAATTActaatcattttattattatttatttttttttttatttttttttttataacaaaagatatatttaattttattaaaagaaaaaaaaaaattatttattttatttttattatttattatttactatttttttttattatttattattattttttttttttttaaattattatttttgtttaaaaaaaaaaaaaaaaaattatagtgAAATTTAATACTATTGTGTTTATATGGATTCAATTTGAAGAaggtgatttaaatttttaaatggttaatttattttcttcattcaaatagaaaaaaaatacaaaaaaaaaatataaataataaataattatttttaatttatttttgtatttttttttttttttaaacattttgttaaaatttgattatcaAAGATAAGAATTGTAGATTGAAAAAAACAACTAAATTTGGATTACATTCACAcacttttcaaaaaatatatataaaacaacaccaacacacAGTGATACAATAGAAACTATATGATTAATGTgtggtaattttttttttttttttttttttttttttttataattattattattgttatatttACAACCCACTTCACAATTTTTTGACACAGTGGGTGTGTGTGTATGAAAGTGTGTATATATATGCTAATTGGTGTTCggtttaatttttcttttctttttattataatattttttttttttttttttttttttttttttttttttatttatttgttaagATTATCGCCAACTGATGTTTTTACTTTAttcatttttctttaaaatgaaaaaaaaaaaataatattaataattaactaatttaataattaaactgGGATATTTTTagtataatttaattgaatggagttattatttttttttttttagcaaAGGtgaccaaaaaaaaaaaaacaaaattaaaatcaaaacaaagTATGGCGTCACATTGTACATTTCACtagatattttgaaaaactgattttttttttatttttttatttatttttgaataaaaaaaaaaaaaaaaaaagaaaattcatgatcaaaaaaaaaaaaaaaaaaaaagaaaaaagaagagGCACTGTTTCttcattcttttttcttttattgtttttattttaataaaaaaaaaaaaaaggtcaattaatcatttaattttattaaacaatatttacttatattagaattaaaaaaaaaaaaaaaaaaaaaataataaaaatgaaatttacaattgaaattgatgacaattatattaaaaattttataacatTTAGTGGTTTAGCAATTGTCGCATATGCATACAAGaattataataaagaagaattaaatgaaaaattaaataatgcaAAAACTAGTTTTTATAAGATAGCAAAAAGATATTTCccatcaaaatttaaatcaattgaaaaagaaattaatgatgaaGTTACTGCAATTATTGCTGAAAATTTCCCACCAATGGAAGGTGTTGAAAATCAATATGAAATTCCAAAAATTGGAAAAGatacaaaaacaattttaaatcatttacaaaaaattcatgataaagatattaatcctggtatgttttttttttatttttattattaattattattattatttttattattaattattaaataattaaattgaaaaaaaaaaaaaaaaaagatgatggtaaattatttGCATATTGTTAtccaacaaataaaaaacatgAAGATGTTGTATTGAAATCATATGAGATGTTTGTGCATTTGAATGCATTAAATCCATTAGCATTTCAAAGTTTAAGAAGAATGGAAGTTGAAGTTGTACAAATGGCAATTAAAATGTTAAATGGTGGAAATGAAGCTAGAGGTACAATGACTACAGGTGGCACAGAGAGTATATTGATGGCAATGAAAGCCTATAGAGATAGAGGATATGAAGTCGATGGTATTAGAGAACCAGAGGTAGTTTTACCAATTTCAGCACATCCAGCATTTGAAAAGGCTGCAAAATATTTTGGAATTAAAACTAGATATGTTCAATCTGTGGATCCAGTGAGTGATTTAGTggatttaaaagaatatgAATCAAAAATCAATAGAAATACCATACTATTAGTTGCATCAGCTCCACAATATCCTCATGGATTAATGGATCCAATCGAGTCAATTGGTAAATTGGCAGAGAAATATAGAAAACCATTTCATGTTGATGCTTGTATTGGTGGTTTCTTTTTACCATGGTTAGAGAAATTAGGTTATCCAATTCCatgtaaatttgattttcgTGTTCCATCAGTCACATCGATTAGTGCTGATATTCACAAATATGGCTATGCAACAAAGGGTTCATCAGTTTTGTTATTCTCTTCTAATGAATATCGTAAATATCAATTCATTGCCTATACTCAATGGCCAGGTGGCTTATTCGTCTCTCCATCAATGTTGGGAACTCGTTCAGGTGGCAATATAGCAGCTGCTTGGTCATCTTTAGTCTCGATGGGTGAGAACGGATTCATGGAATatgttgataaaattatgAAAACCTCAATTGCAATTCAAAAAGGTATCGTCTCATTACCATTGGGTAACGTTGAAATTATTGGTTCAAATCCTGTAATGTCAATCATTTCATTGAGATCTAAAGTTGTCAATATTCATGCGGTTGCAGACTCTATGGAAAAACATTTCTCTTGGAAACTTGAAAGACAACATAGACCAAATAGTATTCATATGACTTTAACACCATCTCATATTGGTATTGAAAAGGTTTTCTTggaaaatttgaaattctcAATTCAAGAAGTTATGGCTGATCCAAATTTAAGTAAAAAAGGTTCTGCTGCTATGTATAATGGTATCAATAATATACCTTTAACTGCAATAGCTGATGATTtcttaattgaatttttatcaaaaacttATTCaacttaaaaataaaaaataaaaataattaaatctatattaataaatcttattttttttaaaaaaaaaaaatcataaaaatatTCCCTTCTCTAacaatttggaaaaaattattaaattctaaaaataaacttttttattgaaaaaaaaaaaaaataaaataaaaaaaaaaaaaaaaacagaatggTGACATTcacttttattatattttatatcattttgtaTATTTTTGAGTGCTATATTTATCTatattaaattcatattaaaagtaaatcattattataaatgaaaaaaaaatgaaaattttttaatgccatatttaatattttttgtgAATAAAATTGGGttataaagatttttttttttttattttttatttttttttttttttttttttttttgatttttggggtcaaaatttttttttttttttttagatttttttttttttttttttttttttttttttcatttattatataatttgtttatttatagttATACAAATACTctatttttagtttattttctttctttgCTATCtcttattataaaaaaaaaaaaaaaaaaaaaaaaaaaaaaattagtacttttttagaaaatcaagattaaaaaaagagaaaaaaaaaaaaaaaaaaaaatataaaaaaaaacataaaacataaaacaaaaaagaaaccaatataatgaattgaagaaaaaaaaaaaaaaaaaaaaaagagatagaTAATAAAATGGAAGAAAAAACTACAGtttcaattataaatgaAGAAGGTGGCAATATTGacgaaaaagaaaaatgtattaataataacacaaatgat
This region of Dictyostelium discoideum AX4 chromosome 3 chromosome, whole genome shotgun sequence genomic DNA includes:
- the sglB gene encoding S1P lyase, which codes for MKFTIEIDDNYIKNFITFSGLAIVAYAYKNYNKEELNEKLNNAKTSFYKIAKRYFPSKFKSIEKEINDEVTAIIAENFPPMEGVENQYEIPKIGKDTKTILNHLQKIHDKDINPDDGKLFAYCYPTNKKHEDVVLKSYEMFVHLNALNPLAFQSLRRMEVEVVQMAIKMLNGGNEARGTMTTGGTESILMAMKAYRDRGYEVDGIREPEVVLPISAHPAFEKAAKYFGIKTRYVQSVDPVSDLVDLKEYESKINRNTILLVASAPQYPHGLMDPIESIGKLAEKYRKPFHVDACIGGFFLPWLEKLGYPIPCKFDFRVPSVTSISADIHKYGYATKGSSVLLFSSNEYRKYQFIAYTQWPGGLFVSPSMLGTRSGGNIAAAWSSLVSMGENGFMEYVDKIMKTSIAIQKGIVSLPLGNVEIIGSNPVMSIISLRSKVVNIHAVADSMEKHFSWKLERQHRPNSIHMTLTPSHIGIEKVFLENLKFSIQEVMADPNLSKKGSAAMYNGINNIPLTAIADDFLIEFLSKTYST
- a CDS encoding RA domain-containing protein encodes the protein MISNSSYSPMTSSSTNKIKSNYRIEKYDYDLFKGVSNNDVKKVREMIDCGVDINMREYEKGTCPIHIASSRGHKQVLELLVSRGCDINVQDDRGWTPLHSLVTGRYDILALWLIRQGANINLKDNNGFTSLDRAQSWFQKEMVDVAEGRISNSEATLLEVKKEQDQKKEEYQHAIKSILQHHHEESKNSSNQYFISQQPNANSKMVQLQSSPYVESPIKGLTGSGSEVIKIYFRNDSYKSVKVTASDNCQSIIRVMCEKFNMKSFDKCFDLCEVIKGQVRFLPPNDLLLESKLKNWPIILTNNGYETNNHCHFSIVIKKTAPKEAIKLFESIL